In one window of Mustelus asterias unplaced genomic scaffold, sMusAst1.hap1.1 HAP1_SCAFFOLD_42, whole genome shotgun sequence DNA:
- the LOC144482789 gene encoding uncharacterized protein LOC144482789, producing MEYHQILKMEGKNTVHTGEKPYTCSVCGRGFSRSSGLSEHKCRRNGEKPWKCGDCGKGFDYPSKLEIHQRTHTGERPFTCSQCGKGFTHSYHLQTHQHIHTGERPFTCSQCGKGFAHSSNLLRHQRVHTGERPFQCSDCKKCYKSSGELISHQRIHTDERPFRCSHCGTGFRRSSDLTVHLRVHTGERPFNCPDCGKCYKGSGELLSHQRVHTDVRPFRCSRCGTGFRRSFDLTVHLRIHTGEKPFPCSVCGKGFTQLSNLLMHQQIHKKSQ from the coding sequence ATGGAATATCATCAGATTTTGAAGATGGAAGGAAAAAACactgttcacactggagagaaaccgtacacatgttctgtgtgtggacgaggcttcagtcgATCATCTGGCCTGTCAGAACATAAATGCCGTCGCAAtggggagaaaccatggaaatgtggggactgtgggaaagggttCGATTACCCATCCAagttggaaattcatcaacgaactcacactggggagagaccgttcacctgctcccagtgtgggaagggattcacacacTCATAccacttgcagacacaccaacacattcacacaggtgagaggccgttcacttgctcccagtgtgggaagggatttgctcactcctccaatctgctgagacaccagcgagttcacactggggagagaccattccaaTGTTCAGACTGCAAGAAGTGttataaaagttctggggaactgatatcccatcaacgcattcacactgatgagagaccctttaggtgttctcactgtgggactggattCAGACGATCATCTGACCTCACTGTACACCTacgagttcacactggtgagagaccttttaactgcccagactgtgggaagtgctataaaggtTCTGGGGAACtactgtcccatcaacgtgttcacactgacgtgagaccgttcaggtgctctcggtgtgggactgggttcagacgaTCATTTGACCTTACTGTACAcctgcgaattcacactggggagaagccattcccctgctccgtgtgtggaaagggattcactcagttatccaacctgctaatgcaccagcaaattcacaagaAATCTCAGTGA